From a single Bacillus pumilus genomic region:
- a CDS encoding DUF378 domain-containing protein has translation MSAIQRIALVLTIIGAINWGLIGFFQFDLVAAIFGGQGAALSRIIYGLVGIAGLVNLGLLFKPSEEAVRRDEPNPEVR, from the coding sequence ATGAGTGCTATTCAACGTATTGCCCTCGTGCTCACGATTATTGGTGCTATTAACTGGGGACTAATCGGCTTTTTTCAATTTGACTTAGTAGCAGCGATCTTTGGCGGACAAGGTGCTGCATTATCACGTATTATTTATGGTCTTGTTGGAATTGCAGGTCTTGTCAATCTTGGTCTATTGTTCAAGCCAAGTGAAGAAGCTGTTCGCCGTGACGAGCCAAATCCAGAGGTTCGCTAA
- the yugI gene encoding S1 domain-containing post-transcriptional regulator GSP13 has translation MATKFEVGSVYTGKVTGLQAYGAFVALDEETQGLVHISEVTHGFVKDINEHLSIGDEVQVKVLSVDENAGKISLSIRATQDAPERKESKPKKQRPQQVKEEAAAPQGFNTLKDKLEEWIEQSNRKDLIKK, from the coding sequence ATGGCGACAAAGTTTGAAGTAGGCAGTGTTTACACTGGTAAAGTAACAGGATTACAAGCGTATGGTGCGTTTGTTGCATTAGATGAAGAAACTCAAGGACTTGTGCATATTTCTGAAGTAACACATGGCTTTGTAAAAGACATCAACGAGCACCTTTCAATTGGTGACGAAGTACAAGTAAAAGTTCTTTCTGTTGATGAAAATGCAGGTAAAATCAGCCTTTCTATCCGTGCGACACAAGATGCACCTGAAAGAAAAGAAAGCAAACCAAAGAAACAAAGACCACAGCAAGTGAAAGAAGAAGCTGCTGCACCACAAGGTTTCAATACACTTAAAGATAAACTTGAAGAGTGGATTGAGCAATCTAACCGTAAAGATCTTATCAAGAAATAA